From the Methylomonas sp. MK1 genome, one window contains:
- the rbbA gene encoding ribosome-associated ATPase/putative transporter RbbA, protein MNTLTSTKPVVRIQNLSLHYGEQLALDNLNLDLPANQMLGLIGPDGVGKSSLMSLLTGARRIQQGKIEVLGGDMADASHRRAVCPRIAYMPQGLGKNLYLTLSVFENVDFFGRLFGQQQAEREQRIAELLKSTNLETFRDRPAGQLSGGMKQKLGLCCALIHDPDLLVLDEPTTGVDPLSRAQFWELIASLRQRRAGMSVLVSTAYMDEAERFDWLVAMDAGKILATGTAAELRAQAKADSLEEAFILLLPEAKRRGHHAIVIPPRQNNDQDIAIEAHDLSMRFGEFLAVDNVSLRIARGEIFGFLGSNGCGKSTTMKMLTGLLQPSSGTALLFGQVVDAGNLATRKRVGYMSQAFSLYSELTVRQNLELHAKLFHLRAAEIPGRVVEMAQRFQLDAVLDTLPDALPLGIRQRLSLAVAMIHRPDLLILDEPTSGVDPIERDRFWELMIELSRHDQVTIFISTHFMNEAARCDRISLMHAGKVLASDTPAALVKDSGQATLEEAFIGYLHKASGAEEEAEASSEAAVVVSPQTQAAQAAAGFSLTRLYSYTLREALELRRDPIRASIALVGTLFLMFTFGYGITMDVEDLRFAVLDRDQTTLSNNYALDLGGSRYFLPRPPLADYAELDQRMRSGELSLALEIPPNFARDLERGDQVKIGAWIDGAMPTRAENVIGYVQAMHQGWLLEMARSRSTTQQPAGLMKIETRFRYNADVKSLPAMVPAVIPILLMLIPAMLSALSVVREKELGSILNLYVTPVTKFEFLVGKQLPYIAVGMLNFLLLSILAIFVFGVPFKGNFLTLTVAALLYVTASTGIGLLISTFTNSQIAAIFATFLTTFIPSTRFSGMIDPVSSLEGGARLMGETFPGAYFLTICRGTFSKALGFAELGPSLWPLALAIPVIVGLSVLLLKKQER, encoded by the coding sequence ATGAATACCCTAACCTCTACCAAACCAGTGGTGAGGATACAAAATCTGAGTTTGCACTATGGCGAACAGTTGGCTTTGGATAATCTGAATCTGGATTTGCCGGCCAATCAAATGCTGGGCTTGATCGGCCCAGACGGCGTCGGCAAGTCCAGCCTGATGTCCTTGCTGACCGGCGCACGCAGAATTCAACAAGGCAAAATCGAGGTGTTGGGCGGTGACATGGCCGATGCCAGCCATCGCCGCGCCGTGTGTCCGCGCATTGCTTATATGCCGCAAGGGCTGGGCAAAAATCTTTATCTGACCTTGTCGGTGTTCGAAAACGTCGATTTCTTTGGCCGGCTGTTCGGTCAGCAGCAAGCCGAGCGCGAGCAACGTATCGCCGAATTACTGAAGAGCACCAACCTGGAAACCTTCCGCGACCGGCCTGCCGGGCAATTGTCCGGCGGCATGAAACAAAAACTGGGTTTGTGCTGCGCGTTGATCCACGACCCCGACCTGCTGGTGCTGGACGAACCCACCACCGGCGTCGATCCGCTGTCACGCGCCCAATTTTGGGAGCTGATCGCCAGCCTGCGTCAGCGCCGCGCCGGGATGAGCGTGCTGGTTTCGACAGCTTACATGGACGAAGCCGAGCGCTTTGATTGGCTGGTGGCGATGGACGCCGGCAAGATACTGGCGACCGGCACCGCCGCCGAACTGCGTGCGCAAGCCAAAGCCGATAGTCTGGAAGAAGCGTTTATCCTTTTGCTACCGGAAGCCAAACGCCGCGGCCACCATGCCATCGTGATTCCGCCCCGGCAAAACAATGATCAGGACATCGCTATCGAAGCTCATGATTTAAGCATGCGCTTTGGCGAATTTCTGGCGGTGGACAATGTCAGCCTGCGCATAGCCCGTGGTGAGATTTTTGGGTTTTTGGGTTCCAACGGTTGCGGCAAATCCACCACCATGAAAATGCTCACCGGCTTGCTGCAACCTAGCTCGGGAACGGCCTTATTGTTTGGGCAAGTGGTCGATGCCGGCAATCTGGCCACCCGCAAACGGGTCGGTTATATGTCGCAGGCCTTCTCGCTGTATTCCGAGCTGACGGTCCGGCAAAATCTGGAATTGCACGCCAAGCTGTTTCATCTGCGGGCGGCGGAAATTCCAGGCCGAGTTGTCGAAATGGCCCAGCGCTTCCAGCTCGATGCGGTTTTAGATACCTTGCCCGATGCGCTACCGCTGGGAATCAGGCAACGCTTGTCACTCGCAGTAGCCATGATCCACCGACCTGATCTGTTGATTCTTGATGAGCCGACTTCCGGTGTCGATCCTATCGAACGCGACCGCTTCTGGGAGCTGATGATAGAGCTGTCGCGCCACGACCAGGTCACCATTTTTATTTCCACCCACTTCATGAACGAAGCCGCGCGTTGCGACCGCATCTCGCTGATGCACGCCGGCAAGGTGCTGGCCAGCGATACGCCGGCGGCCTTAGTGAAAGATAGCGGCCAGGCCACGCTTGAGGAAGCCTTTATTGGCTATTTGCACAAAGCTAGCGGCGCAGAGGAAGAAGCCGAGGCATCTAGCGAAGCAGCGGTGGTGGTGTCACCGCAAACCCAAGCTGCCCAAGCCGCTGCCGGCTTTAGTTTGACCCGTCTTTACAGTTACACGCTGCGCGAAGCCTTGGAACTGCGCCGCGACCCGATTCGCGCCTCGATTGCCTTGGTCGGTACCTTGTTTTTGATGTTTACTTTCGGTTACGGCATCACCATGGATGTGGAGGACTTGCGCTTTGCGGTACTGGACCGCGACCAAACCACGCTGAGTAACAATTACGCGCTGGATTTGGGTGGCTCACGTTATTTTCTGCCCAGGCCGCCGCTGGCCGATTACGCCGAACTGGATCAACGCATGCGCAGCGGCGAACTGAGCCTGGCACTGGAAATACCTCCAAACTTCGCTCGCGACTTGGAACGCGGCGATCAGGTCAAGATCGGTGCCTGGATAGACGGCGCCATGCCAACCCGCGCCGAGAATGTCATCGGTTATGTGCAAGCCATGCATCAGGGCTGGCTGTTGGAAATGGCCCGTAGCAGAAGCACCACCCAGCAACCCGCCGGCTTGATGAAAATAGAAACCCGCTTTCGTTACAACGCCGACGTCAAAAGCCTGCCGGCCATGGTGCCGGCGGTGATCCCCATTTTGTTGATGCTGATCCCAGCCATGCTTAGCGCTCTTAGTGTGGTCCGCGAAAAAGAACTGGGTTCCATATTAAATCTATACGTCACCCCAGTGACCAAATTCGAGTTTCTGGTGGGTAAGCAACTACCCTACATTGCAGTCGGTATGCTGAATTTTCTGCTGCTGTCTATCCTAGCCATCTTTGTTTTTGGCGTGCCCTTCAAAGGCAATTTCCTGACTTTGACGGTCGCCGCCCTACTCTATGTCACCGCCTCGACCGGCATAGGTTTATTAATCTCCACCTTCACCAACAGCCAAATCGCCGCCATCTTCGCCACCTTTCTGACCACCTTTATCCCCTCCACCCGCTTTTCAGGAATGATAGATCCGGTGTCCTCGCTGGAAGGCGGCGCCCGACTAATGGGCGAAACCTTCCCCGGCGCCTACTTCCTGACCATATGCCGCGGCACATTTTCCAAAGCCCTGGGTTTCGCCGAACTGGGCCCATCGCTATGGCCTTTGGCGTTGGCAATACCGGTGATTGTTGGCTTAAGTGTGTTGTTGTTGAAGAAGCAGGAACGATGA
- a CDS encoding HlyD family efflux transporter periplasmic adaptor subunit has translation MASVKEPAKPETATAPPTKPARSIRKFILPGLALLAVAMLIWWWMRPAPLPEAIVTGNGRIEATEIDIATKTPGRIVEILPYEGDFVQFGMVLARMDTQVLQAQQTEAQAQVRHAESARITAKAVIVQRESERNAALAVVAQRQAEFDAASKRLKRSQRLVGEGATPQQEVDDDQARVLGMQAAINAAQAQVAAAGAGIEAAKSQAVASQTLIEAAQATVSRLQADIEDSVLKAPRDGRIQYRVAEPGEVLAAGGRVLNMVDLADVYMTFFLPTEAAGKVALGSEIRLVLDAVPDLVIPATASFVASVAQFTPKTVETETERLKLMFRVRARLDPELLKQHLNQVKTGVPGVAYVKIDPKAEWPVNLAIKLPQ, from the coding sequence ATGGCTAGCGTAAAGGAACCGGCCAAACCGGAAACCGCAACTGCACCGCCGACGAAACCGGCTCGCTCAATACGCAAGTTCATCTTGCCGGGCCTGGCATTGCTAGCCGTAGCGATGCTGATTTGGTGGTGGATGCGCCCTGCCCCGCTGCCGGAAGCCATTGTCACCGGCAATGGCCGGATTGAAGCCACCGAGATTGACATTGCCACCAAGACACCTGGTCGGATTGTCGAGATTCTGCCGTACGAAGGTGACTTTGTGCAGTTTGGCATGGTGTTGGCACGGATGGACACCCAAGTATTACAAGCCCAGCAAACCGAAGCCCAAGCCCAAGTCCGTCACGCCGAAAGCGCCCGAATCACCGCCAAAGCGGTCATCGTGCAGCGCGAAAGCGAACGCAACGCCGCGCTGGCCGTGGTCGCACAACGCCAAGCTGAATTCGATGCCGCCAGCAAACGCTTAAAACGTTCGCAACGCCTGGTCGGCGAAGGCGCGACGCCGCAACAGGAAGTCGATGACGATCAGGCTAGAGTGCTGGGTATGCAGGCGGCGATCAATGCAGCGCAAGCTCAGGTCGCGGCGGCAGGTGCCGGTATCGAAGCGGCGAAATCGCAGGCGGTGGCGTCGCAAACTCTAATCGAAGCGGCTCAAGCGACCGTCAGTCGATTGCAAGCCGACATAGAAGACAGCGTATTGAAAGCGCCGCGCGATGGTCGCATTCAATACCGCGTCGCCGAGCCCGGCGAAGTGTTGGCGGCTGGTGGCCGGGTGTTGAACATGGTCGATCTCGCCGACGTGTATATGACTTTTTTTCTGCCTACCGAAGCGGCCGGCAAGGTCGCCTTAGGGAGCGAGATCCGGCTGGTGCTGGATGCGGTGCCGGATTTGGTCATCCCGGCCACGGCCAGCTTCGTGGCAAGCGTGGCCCAATTCACCCCCAAAACGGTGGAAACCGAAACAGAACGCCTGAAGCTGATGTTTCGGGTGCGCGCCAGACTCGATCCGGAATTGCTGAAACAACATCTCAATCAAGTCAAAACCGGTGTGCCCGGCGTGGCCTATGTGAAGATAGACCCGAAAGCCGAGTGGCCGGTAAACCTGGCCATCAAACTGCCGCAATGA